Proteins from one Coffea arabica cultivar ET-39 chromosome 8c, Coffea Arabica ET-39 HiFi, whole genome shotgun sequence genomic window:
- the LOC113706709 gene encoding uncharacterized protein isoform X3 translates to MRKWKSYVVNYEKLADFKGELIAQFEARMRASTCDLASLQRREMNAAKQSQISDSLEVGDRMNREVGTNDAEINKCEMNKKVSSIADILRRKGAGLLANDLLEGTNRIHFAALDLMVHWKHADWEI, encoded by the exons ATGAGAAAGTGGAAATCATACGTGGTGAACTACGAGAAATTGGCAGATTTTAAGGGGGAGTTGATTGCTCAATTTGAAGCAAGAATG AGGGCATCCACATGTGACTTGGCATCACtccaaagaagagaaatgaaTGCAGCAAAACAATCTCAAATTTCGGACTCATTAGAG GTTGGTGATAGAATGAACAGGGAAGTTGGAACAAATGATGCTGAAATAAACAAGtgtgaaatgaataaaaaagtTTCTTCAATTGCTGATATCTTGAG aagaaaaggagcagGACTACTTGCAAACGACTTGCTTGAG GGGACTAATAGAATACACTTTGCAGCCCTGGACTTGATGGTACATTGGAAGCACGCGGATTGGGAGATATGA